A window from Chryseobacterium vaccae encodes these proteins:
- a CDS encoding pyruvate dehydrogenase complex E1 component subunit beta: MAEYTFREVIAQAMSEEMRKDESIYLMGEEVAEYNGAYKASKGMLDEFGPKRVIDTPIAELGFTGISVGAAMNGNRPIVEFMTFNFSLVGIDQIINNAAKIRQMSGGQWNCPIVFRGPTASAGQLGATHSQAFEGWFANCPGLKVVVPSNPYDAKGLLKTAIQDNDPVIFMESEQMYGDKMEIPEEEYYLPIGKADIKREGTDVTLVSFGKIMKLALQAAEDMAKEGISVEVIDLRTVRPLDFDTILESVKKTNRLVILEEAWPFGSISSEITYMVQQKAFDYLDAPIKRITTPDAPAPYSAALFAEWFPKLEKVKEEIKKAMYVK, translated from the coding sequence ATGGCAGAATATACTTTTCGTGAGGTAATTGCACAGGCAATGAGCGAGGAAATGCGTAAAGACGAATCTATCTATCTGATGGGAGAAGAAGTTGCAGAATACAATGGTGCATACAAAGCTTCAAAAGGAATGCTGGATGAATTTGGTCCTAAAAGAGTAATCGATACCCCAATTGCAGAACTTGGATTTACAGGGATCTCTGTGGGAGCTGCAATGAATGGTAACAGACCTATCGTAGAATTTATGACCTTTAATTTCTCATTGGTAGGAATTGATCAGATTATCAATAATGCAGCGAAGATCCGTCAGATGAGTGGTGGACAATGGAACTGCCCAATTGTTTTCCGTGGCCCTACTGCTTCTGCAGGACAGCTTGGAGCAACTCACTCTCAGGCTTTTGAAGGCTGGTTTGCTAACTGTCCAGGACTTAAAGTTGTTGTTCCTTCCAACCCATATGATGCAAAAGGATTATTGAAAACTGCAATTCAGGATAATGATCCGGTTATTTTCATGGAATCTGAACAGATGTATGGAGATAAAATGGAAATCCCTGAAGAAGAATACTACCTTCCAATAGGAAAAGCTGATATCAAGAGAGAAGGGACAGATGTAACATTAGTTTCTTTCGGTAAAATTATGAAGCTGGCTTTACAGGCTGCTGAAGATATGGCTAAAGAAGGTATTTCTGTAGAAGTTATTGACCTTAGAACAGTTCGTCCGCTTGATTTCGATACCATCTTAGAATCAGTTAAAAAGACAAACAGACTGGTAATTCTTGAGGAAGCATGGCCTTTCGGTTCAATATCCTCTGAAATTACTTATATGGTACAACAGAAAGCATTTGACTATCTTGATGCACCTATAAAGAGAATTACTACCCCTGACGCACCTGCGCCTTATTCAGCTGCATTGTTTGCAGAATGGTTCCCTAAACTTGAAAAAGTAAAAGAGGAAATTAAAAAAGCGATGTACGTAAAGTAA
- a CDS encoding LTA synthase family protein codes for MKFFKEFRKQEVLVLLYRIFLAYVFYQIARLLFWYFNKELIKVDSVSDYFNLAFHGTAFDTTAILYVNALFILLSLIPIVINTKKVYQTVLFWLYFVTNGIAYAMNFGDFVYYKFSQARLTSTALNVAQHESNIFKVFTVSIGQHPFVLIWFIVLMALWVFLYKKVKITEYKPLKLIPYFIWSILVLCGTAVLVVGGIRGDFKHSTRPINLVDANRFVVNPLQGNIVLNSTFSFFRTLGTNNFKEVHFVDQKYIDDHVQPYKEYSREVENRPNVVIFIVESFGREYSGAFNKDKNINGYVSYTPFIDSLAGQSLIFPNTFANGRQSIHGMSSVLAGIPSLTDAFTSSPYSNQKIQSIVSVCNDLGYDTSFYHGAPNGSMGFLGFGNILGFKHYFGKNEYNHDEDFDGMWAIWDEPFLQYFAKNVGKKQPFMSTVFTASSHHPFKIPEKYQGKFKKGTIEMHEPIQYTDYAIKEYFETAKKQPWFNNTIFVFTGDHTNQIAYGEYEKAMNRFAVPLIFYSPNPKYNLKGVSPEIAQQIDIYPTLADLIGYNKRIRSWGRSLVSDKKYPSLVVNSDGTTEQFIIGNYMYRFNGKEIIGVYDKADLGFEKNLMGKINSPEIETGKKTAMAWYQDYMDRVINRKLN; via the coding sequence ATGAAATTTTTTAAAGAATTTAGAAAACAAGAAGTTCTGGTCCTTTTGTACCGGATTTTCTTAGCATATGTTTTTTATCAGATTGCAAGGCTTTTGTTTTGGTATTTCAATAAGGAGCTCATAAAAGTGGATTCCGTTTCAGATTATTTCAACCTGGCCTTTCATGGAACCGCCTTTGATACCACAGCGATTTTATACGTTAACGCTTTATTCATCCTGCTGAGCCTTATTCCGATAGTCATTAATACAAAAAAAGTGTATCAGACTGTTTTATTCTGGCTGTACTTTGTCACCAATGGAATTGCCTACGCCATGAACTTCGGTGATTTTGTTTATTATAAGTTTTCACAGGCAAGATTAACTTCTACAGCGCTGAATGTTGCCCAGCACGAATCCAATATTTTTAAAGTTTTCACGGTTTCCATTGGGCAGCATCCGTTTGTTTTGATATGGTTTATTGTTCTGATGGCGCTTTGGGTGTTCCTTTATAAAAAAGTGAAGATCACAGAGTATAAACCTTTAAAACTCATTCCATACTTTATCTGGTCTATCCTTGTTCTCTGCGGAACAGCTGTTTTAGTAGTTGGCGGAATCCGGGGAGATTTCAAACACAGTACAAGACCTATTAACCTGGTAGATGCCAACCGTTTTGTTGTCAATCCGCTGCAGGGGAATATTGTTCTGAACAGTACATTTTCATTTTTCAGAACATTAGGAACCAATAATTTCAAAGAAGTTCATTTTGTAGATCAAAAATATATTGATGACCATGTTCAGCCTTATAAAGAATACAGCAGGGAAGTAGAAAACCGCCCCAATGTTGTTATTTTTATTGTTGAATCTTTTGGAAGGGAATATTCCGGGGCATTCAATAAAGATAAAAATATAAATGGCTATGTTTCTTACACCCCGTTTATCGACAGTCTGGCTGGACAAAGTCTTATTTTTCCTAATACTTTTGCCAATGGAAGACAGTCTATTCATGGGATGAGCAGCGTGCTGGCCGGAATTCCAAGTCTTACCGATGCTTTTACCAGCTCACCGTATTCCAATCAGAAAATTCAGTCTATTGTTTCAGTGTGTAATGATCTTGGATATGATACTTCTTTTTATCATGGAGCTCCGAACGGTTCCATGGGATTCCTGGGATTTGGAAATATCTTAGGGTTTAAACATTATTTCGGAAAGAATGAATACAACCATGATGAAGATTTCGATGGAATGTGGGCAATATGGGATGAACCATTTCTTCAGTATTTTGCTAAAAATGTAGGAAAAAAACAGCCTTTCATGAGTACAGTATTTACCGCTTCATCGCATCATCCTTTCAAAATTCCTGAAAAGTACCAGGGGAAATTCAAAAAAGGAACGATAGAAATGCATGAGCCGATACAATACACGGATTATGCCATCAAAGAATACTTTGAAACCGCCAAAAAGCAGCCATGGTTCAATAATACTATTTTTGTTTTTACCGGAGACCATACCAACCAGATTGCTTATGGTGAATATGAAAAAGCCATGAACCGTTTTGCAGTACCGTTGATTTTCTATTCTCCTAATCCAAAGTATAACCTTAAAGGAGTGAGCCCGGAAATAGCACAGCAGATTGATATTTATCCTACACTGGCAGACCTTATAGGTTACAATAAACGTATCAGAAGCTGGGGGAGAAGCCTGGTAAGTGATAAAAAATATCCATCACTTGTCGTAAACTCAGATGGAACTACAGAACAGTTCATCATTGGAAACTATATGTACCGTTTTAACGGAAAAGAAATCATAGGAGTATATGATAAAGCAGATCTTGGGTTTGAGAAAAATCTGATGGGAAAAATAAACAGTCCGGAAATAGAAACAGGGAAAAAGACCGCAATGGCCTGGTATCAGGATTATATGGACAGAGTAATCAACAGAAAACTGAATTAA
- a CDS encoding Fur family transcriptional regulator — protein sequence MDTVQKEKNIALIKDVLRNYLLEKGFRNTPERYTILEEIYNMDHHFNVDDLYLLMMQKKYHVSKATIYNTIEIFLDAGLIRKHQFGEKTLTSSSYEKSYFDKQHDHLVIYKKDSDKEIEEIIEFCDPRIQGIKEAIEDAFGVKIDSHSLYFYGTKND from the coding sequence ATGGATACAGTACAAAAAGAAAAAAATATTGCTTTGATCAAGGATGTTTTAAGAAACTACTTATTAGAAAAAGGGTTTAGAAACACTCCTGAACGATATACGATATTAGAAGAGATTTATAATATGGATCATCACTTCAATGTTGATGATCTGTATCTTCTGATGATGCAGAAAAAATATCATGTTTCTAAAGCAACGATTTACAATACTATTGAGATTTTCCTTGATGCCGGTTTAATCCGTAAGCATCAATTTGGAGAAAAGACATTGACCTCTTCATCTTATGAAAAGTCTTATTTTGATAAGCAGCATGACCACCTGGTGATCTACAAAAAAGACTCTGATAAAGAAATTGAAGAAATTATAGAATTCTGCGACCCAAGAATCCAGGGAATAAAAGAAGCAATTGAAGATGCATTTGGCGTAAAAATTGATTCGCATTCGCTGTATTTTTATGGTACTAAGAATGATTAA
- a CDS encoding DUF2147 domain-containing protein, which produces MKKLLATFVLSLFSVMSFAQIEGKWKTIDDETKQAKSIVEIFKKSDGKYYGKVSQLLIKPADPNCSACKDDRKGKPIVGLEIIRGLKKDGDEFTGGTITDPKTGKTYKCTITKNGEKLNVRGYLGMSVFGRTQTWDKAN; this is translated from the coding sequence ATGAAAAAATTATTAGCAACCTTTGTACTTTCATTGTTCAGCGTAATGTCTTTTGCGCAGATAGAAGGTAAATGGAAGACCATAGATGATGAAACCAAACAGGCAAAATCTATTGTTGAAATCTTTAAAAAATCAGACGGGAAATACTACGGAAAAGTTTCCCAACTGCTTATAAAACCTGCGGATCCAAACTGTAGCGCTTGTAAAGATGACAGAAAAGGAAAGCCAATCGTAGGACTTGAAATTATCAGAGGTCTGAAAAAAGACGGTGATGAATTTACAGGAGGAACCATTACAGATCCTAAAACAGGAAAAACATACAAGTGTACCATTACCAAAAATGGCGAAAAGCTTAATGTAAGAGGATATCTTGGAATGTCGGTATTTGGAAGAACACAGACCTGGGACAAAGCAAACTAA
- a CDS encoding KUP/HAK/KT family potassium transporter — MAEVTEGGHHFDLKKLSFVGVIVSLGIVFGDIGTSPLYVMKAIVNARKDGAAMPFDEYIEGALSCIIWTLTLQTTLKYVIIALRADNKGEGGILALYSLVKKLKKKWLYVVAIIGASTLVADSVITPSLTVMSAIEGLKIYNPETPVVLITLVILFVIFVVQQFGTASIGKFFGPIMVTWFLVLGVSGSLHIFDHIEILRAFNPMYAYNLITHSSSAIVIMGAVFLCTTGAEALYSDLGHCGAKNIRISWIFVKIMLILNYLGQGSWLLDNYHQVHNGVNPFFGIMPEWAVLPSVILATAAAIIASQAVITGSFTMFSEAMSISFWPNQHIEYPSGIKGQMYIPRINWGLMAFCFVVVIFFQKSERMEAAYGLTITITMLMTTILLLFWLSRTRVNKIFILGFAIVYLFLESGFFYANVIKFVDGGWLTMVLGGFIAVCMYAWYNGRLIKANFIQYVKIDKYVSILKDMKLDESIPKYATNLAYLSRAKRNDEVESKIIYSIIKKQPKRADHYFILSIVNQEDPYTFKYTVDEILPGTVYKVNFLLGFKVDRRINDYFNMVLKDLMADGTIPSRSSHPSLRAHNVPPDLKYVIIDNTYINDILLTVKQKITLNIYNFVKYIGSDDFKAWGVSSHNVEVESAPITELTVYDNKIEQSGFFRHNS; from the coding sequence ATGGCAGAAGTTACAGAGGGCGGTCATCACTTTGACCTTAAGAAACTCTCATTTGTAGGTGTTATAGTATCTCTAGGGATTGTTTTCGGGGATATTGGTACCTCGCCGCTTTACGTAATGAAGGCGATCGTTAACGCAAGAAAAGACGGGGCCGCTATGCCGTTCGATGAGTATATTGAAGGAGCATTGTCCTGTATTATCTGGACCCTTACCCTGCAGACGACCCTGAAATATGTAATCATTGCCTTAAGGGCAGACAACAAGGGAGAAGGAGGAATTCTTGCTTTGTATTCATTAGTCAAAAAACTGAAGAAAAAATGGCTCTATGTCGTCGCCATTATTGGAGCCTCCACATTGGTAGCAGATAGTGTTATTACGCCGTCTCTTACCGTAATGTCGGCCATTGAAGGTCTTAAAATATACAATCCGGAAACCCCTGTAGTGCTCATTACACTGGTAATCCTGTTTGTAATCTTTGTGGTACAGCAGTTCGGGACGGCTTCTATTGGTAAATTCTTTGGACCGATTATGGTAACCTGGTTCCTGGTTTTGGGAGTTTCCGGATCACTGCATATCTTCGATCATATTGAAATTCTGAGAGCTTTCAACCCAATGTATGCCTATAACCTGATCACCCACTCATCAAGCGCAATTGTGATTATGGGAGCTGTTTTCCTCTGTACAACAGGGGCCGAAGCGTTATACTCAGATTTGGGACACTGCGGAGCAAAAAATATCAGAATAAGCTGGATTTTTGTTAAAATAATGCTTATACTGAACTATTTAGGACAAGGCTCATGGTTGTTAGATAATTACCATCAGGTACATAATGGAGTTAATCCTTTTTTCGGAATCATGCCTGAATGGGCGGTTCTTCCGAGTGTTATATTGGCAACAGCGGCTGCAATTATTGCCAGCCAGGCCGTAATCACAGGTTCATTTACCATGTTCTCTGAAGCAATGTCCATTTCTTTCTGGCCCAACCAGCATATCGAATATCCTTCAGGGATTAAAGGACAGATGTATATTCCAAGAATTAACTGGGGGCTAATGGCTTTCTGTTTTGTAGTTGTAATTTTCTTCCAGAAATCAGAACGTATGGAAGCCGCTTATGGTCTTACCATTACCATTACCATGTTGATGACGACTATTCTGCTCCTGTTCTGGCTGAGCCGTACCAGAGTCAATAAGATTTTTATCTTAGGTTTTGCTATTGTATATCTGTTCCTTGAATCAGGGTTCTTCTATGCCAATGTGATCAAATTTGTAGACGGAGGGTGGCTGACTATGGTATTAGGAGGATTTATAGCAGTCTGTATGTATGCATGGTACAACGGCCGATTGATTAAAGCGAACTTTATTCAGTATGTAAAAATTGATAAATACGTATCGATTCTGAAAGACATGAAACTGGATGAGTCTATCCCGAAATATGCTACCAATCTGGCCTACCTGAGCAGAGCTAAAAGAAACGATGAAGTAGAATCAAAAATTATCTATTCCATCATCAAAAAACAGCCTAAAAGAGCTGATCATTACTTTATTTTAAGTATTGTCAATCAGGAAGATCCATATACTTTCAAATATACGGTGGATGAAATCCTTCCGGGAACTGTGTATAAAGTGAATTTCCTTTTAGGATTTAAAGTAGACCGAAGAATCAATGACTACTTTAATATGGTTCTTAAAGACCTGATGGCCGATGGAACCATTCCTTCAAGAAGCAGCCATCCGTCATTAAGGGCTCATAATGTTCCGCCGGATCTGAAATATGTTATTATAGATAATACATATATCAACGATATACTTTTAACAGTTAAACAGAAGATTACCCTGAATATTTACAACTTCGTGAAATACATCGGAAGTGATGACTTTAAAGCATGGGGAGTATCTTCCCACAACGTTGAAGTGGAGTCTGCACCAATTACAGAGCTGACCGTTTACGACAATAAAATAGAACAATCAGGATTCTTCCGTCACAACTCTTAA